In Leishmania donovani BPK282A1 complete genome, chromosome 18, a genomic segment contains:
- a CDS encoding NADH:ubiquinone oxidoreductase 78 Kd subunit-like protein, whose amino-acid sequence MTDIAHGSRYNRDAAASTAAEQVAAGQYAENKPRAIMFVNKRPVEIIPQEENVLEVLEREGITVPKFCYHPILSVAGNCRMCMVQVDGTQNIVVACSTVALPGMSIITDSRLVRDAREGNVELILINHPNDCPICEQATNCDLQNVSMNYGTDIPRYREDKKAVEDFYFDPQTRVVLNRCIHCTRCIRFLNEHAQDFNLGQIGRGGLSEISTFLDELEVKTDNNMPVSQLCPVGKLYMGDADENNDIVRTLEAAGATA is encoded by the coding sequence ATGACGGACATCGCACACGGTAGCAGGTACAaccgcgacgcagcggccaGCACGGCTGCCGAGCAAGTTGCGGCGGGTCAGTACGCTGAAAACAAGCCGCGCGCCATCATGTTTGTCAACAAGCGCCCGGTTGAGATCATTCCGCAGGAGGAGAACGTGCTAGAGGTTCTGGAGCGGGAGGGCATCACCGTACCAAAGTTCTGCTACCACCCCATCCTCTCCGTAGCCGGAAACTGCCGTATGTGCATGGTGCAGGTGGATGGCACTCAGAACATCGTCGTCGCCTGCTCCACTGTGGCGTTACCTGGCATGTCCATCATCACCGACAGCCGCCTCGTGCGCGACGCCCGCGAGGGCAACGTGGAGCTTATCCTGATCAACCACCCGAATGACTGCCCGATTTGCGAGCAGGCCACCAACTGCGATCTGCAGAACGTGAGCATGAACTACGGTACCGATATCCCGCGCTACCGTGAGGACAAGAAAGCCGTCGAGGACTTCTACTTTGACCCCCAGACACGCGTCGTGCTCAACCGCTGCATCCACTGCACCCGCTGCATCCGCTTCCTGAACGAGCACGCGCAGGACTTCAACCTCGGCCAGATTGGCCGCGGCGGGCTGAGCGAAATTTCCACCTTTCTAGATGAACTGGAGGTGAAGACGGACAACAATATGCCCGTGTCTCAGCTATGTCCCGTCGGGAAGCTGTACATGGGCGATGCAGACGAGAACAACGACATAGTGCGCACGCTCGAGGCTGCGGGGGCAACGGCGTGA
- a CDS encoding chaperone protein DNAj, putative has protein sequence MSAAACSWSHAEWTPYEVLNVPQSAPISDIRAAFKRMALRTHPDKATVTTSARRASGGGTTPCSEFPVSFHIVKEASEMLLDPYLRAAYDATRSQALTHEVGAVSDTYSLMDDFVRVRMDGDESDGQRVHVYQRECRCGGVYEVALFPEAPAGSGEDEDVPLTYSAQTLRCECDSCSLVVEVVA, from the coding sequence AtgtctgcggcggcgtgctcgtGGAGTCACGCGGAGTGGACGCCGTACGAGGTCCTCAACGTGCCGCAGTCGGCCCCTATTAGTGACATTCGTGCTGCTTTCAAGCGCATGGCGTTGCGCACGCACCCTGACAAGGCAACGGTGACGACGTCAGCTAGAagggcgagcggcggcgggacGACGCCGTGCTCAGAATTTCCTGTTTCCTTTCACATTGTGAAGGAGGCGTCGGAGATGTTGCTTGACCCGTACTTGCGCGCCGCCTACGATGCCACCCGCTCCCAGGCGTTGACGCACGAGGTTGGCGCTGTCAGTGATACCTACTCTCTGATGGACGACTTTGTTCGTGTAAGGATGGACGGTGATGAAAGCGATGggcagcgcgtgcatgtgtacCAGCGTGAGTGTCGCTGTGGCGGTGTCTATGAAGTGGCTCTGTTTCCCGAGGCACCGGCAGGGAgtggcgaggacgaggatgtGCCACTGACGTACTCGGCCCAGACGCTGAGGTGCGAGTGCGATTCTTGCTCACTTGTGGTGGAGGTAGTGGCGTAG
- a CDS encoding P-type H+-ATPase, putative yields the protein MSSKKYELDAAAFEDKPESHSDAEMTPQKPQRRQSVLSKAVSEHDERAT from the coding sequence ATGAGCTCCAAAAAGTACGAGctggacgccgccgcgttcgAGGACAAGCCCGAGAGCCATTCCGATGCGGAGATGACCCCACAGAAgcctcagcgccgccagtCTGTGCTGTCGAAGGCCGTGAGCGAGCATGATGAACGCGCGACG
- a CDS encoding P-type H+-ATPase, putative — MDAVDLFGCVSDASGSGPIKPYSDDMKGNGFEPVKKPAEKSTEKALNSSVSSASHKALEGVREDTHSPIEEASPVNVYVSRDQK, encoded by the coding sequence ATGGACGCCGTGGACCTGTTCGGGTGCGTGTCGGACGCTTCGGGCTCCGGGCCGATCAAGCCATACAGCGACGACATGAAGGGTAACGGGTTCGAGCCGGTAAAGAAGCCTGCTGAGAAGTCGACGGAGAAGGCTCTGAACTCGAGCGTTTCCAGTGCGTCGCACAAGGCACTGGAGGGCGTGCGGGAGGATACGCACTCGCCGATAGAGGAGGCCAGCCCCGTGAACGTGTACGTGTCCCGCGATCAGAAGTAg
- a CDS encoding P-type H+-ATPase, putative has translation MSSKKYELDAAAFEDKPESHSDAEMTPQKPQRRQSVLSKAVSEHDERATGPATDLLPPSKGLTTEEAEELLKKYGRNELPEKKTPSWLIYVRGLWGPMPAALWIAIIIEFALENWPDGAILFAIQIANATIGWYETIKAGDAVAALKNSLKPTATVYRDSKWQQIDAAVLVPGDLVKLASGSAVPADCSINEGVIDVDEAALTGESLPVTMGPEHMPKMGSNVVRGEVEGTVQYTGSLTFFGKTAALLQSVESDLGNIHVILRRVMFSLCAISFMLCMCCFIYLLARFYETFRHALQFAVVVLVVSIPIALEIVVTTTLAVGSKHLSKHKIIVTKLSAIEMMSGVNMLCSDKTGTLTLNKMEIQEQCFTFEEGNDLKSTLVLAALAAKWREPPRDALDTMVLGAADLDECDNYQQLNFVPFDPTTKRTAATLVDRRSGEKFDVTKGAPHVILQMVYNQDEINDEVVDIIDSLAARGVRCLSVAKTDQQGRWHMAGILTFLDPPRPDTKDTIRRSKEYGVDVKMITGDHLLIAKEMCRMLDLDPNILTADKLPQIKDANDLPEDLGEKYGDMMLSVGGFAQVFPEHKFMIVETLRQRGYTCAMTGDGVNDAPALKRADVGIAVHGATDAARAAADMVLTEPGLSVVVEAMLVSREVFQRMLSFLTYRISATLQLVCFFFIACFSLTPKAYGSVDPHFQFFHLPVLMFMLITLLNDGCLMTIGYDHVIPSERPQKWNLPVVFVSASILAAVACGSSLMLLWIGLEGYSSQYYENSWFHRLGLAQLPQGKLVTMMYLKISISDFLTLFSSRTGGHFFFYMPPSPILFCGAIISLLVSTMAASFWHKSRPDNVLTEGLAWGQTNAEKLLPLWVWIYCIVWWLVQDVVKVLAHICMDAVDLFGCVSDASGSGPIKPYSDDMKGNGFEPVKKPAEKSTEKALNLSVSSGPHKALEGVREDTHVLNESTSPVNAFSPKVKK, from the coding sequence ATGAGCTCCAAAAAGTACGAGctggacgccgccgcgttcgAGGACAAGCCCGAGAGCCATTCCGATGCGGAGATGACCCCACAGAAgcctcagcgccgccagtCTGTGCTGTCGAAGGCCGTGAGCGAGCATGATGAACGCGCGACGGGGCCTGCGACAGACCTGCTACCGCCGTCGAAAGGCCTGACgacagaggaggcggaggagctgctgaagaagtATGGGCGCAACGAGCTGCCGGAGAAGAAGACGCCGAGCTGGCTGATCTATGTGCGCGGTCTGTGGGGCCCGATGCCTGCCGCGCTGTGGATTGCAATCATCATCGAGTTTGCGCTGGAGAACTGGCCCGACGGCGCCATCCTGTTCGCCATCCAGATCGCGAACGCGACGATTGGGTGGTACGAGACGATCAAGgccggcgacgccgttgctgcaCTGAAGAACTCACTGAAGCCGACCGCGACTGTGTACCGCGACTCGAAGTGGCAGCAGATCgacgcagcggtgctggtgccTGGCGACCTTGTCAAGCTTGCTTCCGGCTCCGCGGTGCCTGCGGACTGCAGCATCAACGAGGGCGTGATCGACGTGGACGAGGCTGCGCTAACGGGCGAGTCGCTGCCCGTGACGATGGGCCCGGAACACATGCCGAAGATGGGGTCGAACGTTGTGcgcggcgaggtggagggcACGGTGCAGTACACCGGCTCGCTGACGTTCTTCGGGAAaaccgctgcgctgctgcagtctGTGGAGTCGGATCTGGGCAACATCCACGTGATTCTCAGGCGTGTGATGTTCTCGCTGTGCGCGATCTCGTTCATGCTGTGCATGTGCTGCTTCATCTACCTGCTGGCAAGGTTCTACGAGACGTTCCGCCACGCGCTGCAGttcgcggtggtggtgctggtcgTGTCGATCCCGATTGCCCTGGAGATTGtggtgacgacgacgctggcGGTGGGGTCGAAGCACCTGTCGAAGCACAAGATCATCGTGACGAAGCTGTCGGCGATCGAGATGATGTCCGGCGTGAACATGCTGTGCTCGGACAAGACGGGGACGTTGACGCTGAACAAGATGGAGATCCAGGAGCAGTGCTTCACGTTCGAGGAGGGCAACGATCTGAAATCgacgctggtgctggcggcgcttgCTGCGAAGTGGCGTGAGCCGCCGCGCGATGCGCTGGACACGATGGTGCTGGGCGCGGCGGACCTGGACGAGTGCGACAACTACCAGCAGCTGAACTTCGTGCCGTTCGACCCGACGACGAAGCGCACTGCGGCGACGCTTGTGgaccggcgcagcggcgagaaATTCGACGTGACGAAGGGCGCGCCGCACGTGATCCTGCAGATGGTGTACAACCAGGACGAGATCAacgacgaggtggtggaCATCATCGACAGCCTGGCTGCGCGCGGTGTCCGCTGCCTGTCTGTGGCGAAGACGGATCAGCAGGGCCGCTGGCACATGGCCGGCATTCTGACGTTCCTGGACCCGCCGCGCCCGGACACGAAGGATACGATCCGTCGCAGCAAGGAGTACGGCGTGGACGTGAAGATGATCACTGGCGACCACTTACTGATCGCAAAGGAGATGTGCCGCATGCTGGACCTCGACCCGAACATCCTGACGGCGGACAAGCTGCCGCAGATCAAGGACGCGAACGACCTGCCGGAAGACCTCGGTGAGAAGTACGGCGACATGATGCTGTCTGTCGGCGGGTTTGCGCAGGTGTTCCCGGAGCACAAGTTCATGATTGTGGagacgctgcgccagcgcgggTACACGTGTGCGATGACGGGCGACGGCGTGAACGACGCGCCTGCGCTGAAGCGCGCCGACGTGGGCATTGCGGTGCACGGTGCGACGgacgctgcgcgcgctgcggcggacaTGGTGCTGACGGAGCCCGGTCTGagcgtggtggtggaggccaTGCTCGTCTCGCGTGAGGTGTTCCAGCGCATGCTGTCGTTCCTGACGTACCGTATCTCTGCGACGCTACAGCTTGTGTGCTTCTTCTTCATTGCGTGCTTCAGCCTGACGCCGAAAGCCTACGGCAGCGTGGATCCACACTTCCAGTTCTTCCACCTGCCCGTGCTGATGTTCATGCTGATCACGCTGCTGAACGACGGCTGCCTGATGACGATCGGCTACGACCACGTGATCCCGTCTGAGCGGCCGCAGAAGTGGAATTTGCCGGTGGTGTTCGTGAGCGCGTCCATTCTGGCGGCGGTCGCGTGTGGGTCgtcgctgatgctgctgtgGATCGGCCTGGAGGGCTACAGCTCGCAGTACTACGAGAACTCGTGGTTCCACCGCCTtggcctcgcgcagctgccgcagggCAAGCTGGTGACGATGATGTACCTGAAGATCTCGATTTCGGACTTCCTGACGCTGTTCTCGTCACGCACGGGTGGCCACTTCTTCTTCTACATGCCGCCAAGCCCGATCCTGTTCTGCGGCGCGATCATCTCACTACTGGTATCAACGATGGCTGCGTCGTTCTGGCACAAGTCGAGGCCGGACAATGTGCTGACGGAGGGTCTCGCGTGGGGCCAGACGAAcgcggagaagctgctgccactgTGGGTGTGGATCTACTGCATTGTGTGGTGGTTAGTGCAGGATGTCGTGAAGGTCTTGGCGCACATCTGCATGGACGCCGTGGACCTGTTCGGGTGCGTGTCGGACGCT